In the genome of Drosophila pseudoobscura strain MV-25-SWS-2005 chromosome 3, UCI_Dpse_MV25, whole genome shotgun sequence, one region contains:
- the LOC4804407 gene encoding luciferin 4-monooxygenase, translating into MAATRYDSIERIWSGAKDKEYYGPDMTLGEVALIILRLYSDKVMQVFDPTGEELTGGQLLAQSRRLAHAFQRLKLQRGDVVGISANNTTYLTEVVIAALLNGTPINPLHPQFDSETMAYMYEITKPKVIFCDLDNYETLSAVKNSLKFKTQLILLTGSLPGVRNIQDLLADGSIDYDEKTLFACPHLSGNDTAFIITSSGVTGLPKGVTRSHRSLLNGAKIPQLFTSETVLFCISPLYWISCIFTLLASLVNGCKRVITNRPFSVEYFADLVQRHQVSFVLTVPHQMALLAKSPSPQREELAERLQSVRSFVCSGSKVPLGIWRQLYELLGAERFAVLYGLSETGGISKNVGGPLGNEGKLLRNVQVRILDGQGQALGPNQTGQIHVRLSQRWGGYYHNPQDTQAAVTPDGQWLLTGDHGYFDDDGCLHFQTRDTDVFKYNHFPIYPKQIEDVIHHLTGVHEVAIFGVPDEISTNLIACAVVRDDNDLGRALTAKDITGIVEQHLSEAFHIRGGVFFVDGLPKTQNLKIQRRRILAELNEITTHL; encoded by the exons ATGGCGGCTACCAGATACGACAGCATTGAGAGGATATGGTCGGGGGCGAAGGACAAGGAGTACTACGGTCCGGATATGACGCTCGGCGAGGTGGCTCTGATCATACTGCGGCTCTACTCGGACAAGGTGATGCAGGTGTTCGATCCCACGGGCGAGGAGCTCACCGGTGGACAGCTGCTCGCGCAGAGCCGTCGCCTGGCACATGCCTTCCAGCGGCTCAAGCTCCAGCGTGGCGATGTCGTGGGCATATCGGCCAACAACACCACTTACCTCACCGAAGTGGTTATAGCCGCACTGCTCAATGGAACGCCCATCAATCCACTGCATCCGCAGTTCGATTCGG AGACCATGGCCTATATGTACGAGATTACCAAGCCAAAGGTCATTTTCTGCGACCTGGACAACTACGAGACCTTGAGCGCGGTCAAGAACAGCCTTAAGTTCAAGACGCAGCTCATTCTCCTCACCGGAAGCCTACCGGGGGTGCGCAACATTCAGGATCTGCTGGCTGACGGTTCCATAGACTATGATGAGAAAACCCT CTTTGCCTGCCCGCACCTGAGCGGCAACGACACGGCCTTCATCATCACCTCCTCGGGAGTAACCGGTTTACCCAAGGGCGTCACCCGATCGCACCGCAGCCTCCTGAACGGCGCCAAAAT TCCCCAGCTGTTCACCTCGGAAACGGTGCTCTTCTGCATCAGCCCGCTCTACTGGATCAGCTGCATTTTCACCCTGCTCGCCTCGCTGGTCAACGGCTGCAAGCGGGTGATCACCAATCGCCCCTTCAGCGTGGAATACTTCGCCGATCTGGTGCAGCGCCATCAGGTGAGCTTCGTCCTGACCGTTCCCCACCAGATGGCCCTGCTGGCCaagagccccagcccccagagGGAGGAGCTGGCGGAGCGGTTGCAGTCGGTACGGTCGTTTGTCTGCAGCGGATCGAAGGTGCCCCTGGGGATCTGGCGACAACTGTACGAGCTGTTGGGTGCCGAAAGATTCGCCGTACTCTACGGCCTCTCGGAGACCGGAGGCATCTCCAAGAACGTGGGCGGTCCGCTTGGCAACGAGGGCAAGCTACTAAGAAACGTCCAGGTGCGCATTTTGGATGGCCAGGGTCAGGCCCTGGGGCCCAACCAGACGGGGCAGATCCATGTGCGACTCAGCCAGCGCTGGGGCGGCTACTATCACAATCCGCAGGACACGCAGGCGGCCGTCACCCCCGACGGACAGTGGCTGCTGACTGGAGATCACGGCTACTTCGATGACGATGGATGCCTGCACTTTCAGACCCGCGACACGGACGTCTTCAAGTACAACCACTTCCCCATCTATCCCAAGCAGATCGAAGATGTCATCCACCACTTGACGGGGGTCCATGAAGTGGCAATCTTCGGCGTACCCGACGAGATTTCCACCAATCTCATAGCCTGCGCAGTGGTCCGAGATGACAACGACCTGGGTCGAGCACTGACTGCCAAGGACATCACTGGTATTGTGGAGCAGCATCTGAGCGAAGCCTTTCACATACGTGGAGGTGTCTTCTTTGTGGATGGCTTACCCAAGACCCAGAACCTCAAGATACAGCGCCGAAGAATCCTGGCCGAGCTTAATGAGATCACCACCCATCTGTAG
- the LOC4804408 gene encoding luciferin 4-monooxygenase, which produces MSCEVHYDAASRTWFGPRGKDFYGPEMTLGEVIMRVLQINADQVMQHCDPTGEELTGAQLAQQSARIAQAFKRLGLYRGDVIGISANNTTYLTSVVIAALLRGIPINPLHPEFAEETVKYMYDITEPKLIFCDVENYPTIQAVNQRLVTPATIYLLNGRLEGVRDVSELLNEDESITAAAYVPCPKLHGDHTAFIVCSSGTTGMPKGVTRSHRSLLCNCKNPNTYTRDSILLSFSPLYWISGTIILLASLLNGCRRIITNRPYSVDYLLQLVATHRVTFLFLASHQIALLSKHDSDFEKLKAQLESIRVLIGAGSKVCKAVSRRMYELIGNQRFIIGYGLSEMGGLSKNVGGPLGCEGKVMRNVELRVLDKLKMPLGINEVGIIYARLRYHWEGYYRNPEATARTLSPDGQWFRTGDIGYLDSEGYLYIQTRDTDVFKYNNFQIYPEQIEEFILRLPGVSEACVFGAPDLVATNLTACAVVRTASKEGQCLKADQIRSIVERHLSGAYHIRGGVFFVESLPKTSNDKLQRRKVLGLIQQLGIEAE; this is translated from the exons ATGAGCTGTGAGGTGCACTACGACGCCGCCTCGCGCACTTGGTTCGGGCCGCGTGGCAAGGACTTCTACGGCCCTGAGATGACCCTGGGCGAGGTCATCATGCGCGTGCTCCAGATCAACGCCGACCAGGTGATGCAGCACTGCGACCCCACCGGCGAGGAGCTTACCGGCGCCCAGCTGGCTCAGCAGAGTGCACGGATAGCCCAGGCCTTCAAGCGGCTGGGCCTGTATCGGGGCGATGTCATCGGTATATCGGCGAACAACACGACCTATCTGACCAGCGTGGTCATAGCGGCCCTGCTCCGAGGAATACCGATAAATCCACTGCATCCGGAGTTCGCAGAAG AGACGGTCAAGTACATGTATGACATAACGGAACCCAAGTTGATATTCTGCGATGTGGAGAACTATCCCACAATCCAGGCGGTCAATCAGAGATTGGTCACTCCTGCCACCATCTACCTGTTGAATGGACGGCTGGAGGGAGTGCGAGACGTCAGCGAATTGCTCAACGAGGATGAATCcatcacagcagcagc ATATGTGCCCTGTCCCAAGCTCCATGGCGATCACACGGCCTTCATTGTGTGCTCCTCCGGCACGACGGGCATGCCCAAGGGAGTGACGCGCTCACATCGGAGTTTGCTCTGCAACTGCAAGAA TCCCAATACCTACACTAGGGACAGCATTCTGCTGTCCTTTAGTCCTTTGTACTGGATATCCGGGACGATTATCCTGCTGGCTTCGCTGCTGAATGGATGCCGGCGCATCATCACCAATCGACCCTATAGTGTGGACTACTTGCTCCAGCTGGTGGCCACACATCGGGTGACCTTCCTCTTCCTGGCCTCCCACCAGATCGCACTGCTCTCCAAGCACGACAGCGACTTTGAGAAGCTGAAAGCCCAGCTCGAGTCCATTCGAGTGCTGATAGGTGCCGGATCGAAGGTTTGCAAGGCCGTCTCCCGGCGCATGTACGAGCTGATCGGCAACCAGAGGTTCATCATCGGCTACGGCCTCTCAGAGATGGGAGGACTGAGCAAGAACGTCGGCGGTCCGCTCGGCTGCGAGGGCAAGGTCATGCGGAATGTGGAGCTGCGCGTCCTGGACAAACTAAAGATGCCACTGGGCATCAACGAGGTGGGGATCATATACGCCCGCCTGCGCTATCACTGGGAGGGCTACTATCGCAATCCGGAGGCAACCGCGCGGACCCTCAGCCCCGATGGCCAGTGGTTCCGCACGGGGGACATTGGCTACCTCGACAGCGAGGGTTACCTGTACATCCAGACCCGCGACACGGATGTCTTCAAGTACAACAACTTCCAGATCTATCCCGAGCAGATCGAGGAGTTCATACTGCGCCTGCCCGGCGTCAGCGAGGCCTGTGTGTTCGGGGCGCCCGATTTGGTGGCCACCAACCTCACGGCCTGTGCTGTGGTGCGAACAGCCAGCAAGGAGGGTCAGTGTCTGAAGGCGGATCAGATAAGGAGCATTGTGGAGCGGCACTTGAGCGGCGCCTATCACATCAGGGGCGGCGTCTTCTTTGTCGAGAGTCTGCCCAAGACATCCAACGATAAGTTGCAGCGACGCAAGGTCCTGGGTCTGATACAGCAGTTGGGAATCGAGGCTGAATAA
- the sktl gene encoding phosphatidylinositol 4-phosphate 5-kinase type-1 alpha — protein MDTRVELELRPIGDENLKPELQLQPEESQSDPKMETEYEAEAELELEEGEAEQKHLLTPNHALATSSLGNSIHDLQASPRTPTPTSTPPPPLLNVLPGTSRQLFRDAALAHGGLESTSLLQQELQSIAGNQTPANKLRSASSTLDASVSRNPSTTGGKQDKKKIGHRRVAEGGEVTYKKIQSKQIMGSIQLGIQHTVGSLASKPKRDLLMNDFWEMETISFPPDGSSITPAHHYSDFRFKVYAPIAFRYFRDLFGIAPDDFLMSMCASPLVELSNPGASGSIFYLTDDDEFIIKTVQKKECEFLQKLLPGYYMNLSQNPRTLLPKFFGLYCFHYNSKNVRLVAMNNLLPSDIKMHCKYDLKGSSFRRKASKAERQKASPTFKDLDFAEHHPNGIFLETDKYNALMRTIQRDCMVLESFQIMDYSLLVGIHNLDIAAKEKREERIRNARAKLQRKESAAQTASSNVHLDDDAPEADQNQLHAVASYASIPGTSGAALNRTRSMNRQRLVAHSTAMESITADMDVTLEEDEDVPAGGIPARSENDERLILYIGIIDILQSYRLEKKLEHTFKSILYNGDTVSVCRPSFYAKRFQDAMAKQVFKKTPTFPLKHSPSKRKTSASQLLRTPQTRTPAQSTPAGGSGRPGVLTMMSGMSTPPPAFDDISEEDITAASSTTLQNRSQTNNNHGEEHQPELGRVSGGSGGGGGGEPSSTYHTQYSYDSSGRTGSAMTSDYSDDESTVSRSRSPLQQQRTSHRLTKTSVQVTTVGYVEERQLSNAGGQVVHADTNGKVGTMTTSTTTKTALIQAPSYTSTLVLNDLPH, from the coding sequence ATGGATACCCGTGTGGAGCTCGAACTCCGGCCGATAGGCGACGAGAATCTGAAACcggaactgcaactgcaacctGAGGAGTCACAATCGGATCCCAAGATGGAAACCGAATACGAAGCAGAAGCGGAGCTGGAATtggaagagggagaggcagagcagaAGCATTTGCTGACCCCCAATCATGCCTTGGCGACCAGCAGTTTGGGAAACTCCATCCATGACCTGCAGGCCAGCCCAAGGACTCCGACGCCGACATCgacaccgccgccaccgctgtTAAATGTGCTGCCCGGCACCTCCAGACAGCTGTTCCGGGATGCGGCTTTGGCCCACGGAGGCCTGGAGTCGACGtccctgctgcagcaggagctgcagagCATCGCGGGAAACCAGACGCCGGCGAACAAGCTGCGGAGCGCCAGTTCCACGCTGGACGCAAGCGTGTCGCGCAATCCGTCGACCACGGGCGGGAAGCAGGACAAGAAGAAGATCGGCCATCGGCGCGTGGCCGAGGGCGGGGAGGTAACCTACAAGAAGATCCAGTCGAAGCAGATCATGGGCTCCATCCAGCTGGGAATCCAGCACACGGTGGGCAGCCTGGCCAGCAAGCCGAAGCGTGATCTGCTGATGAACGACTTCTGGGAGATGGAGACCATTTCGTTCCCGCCCGACGGCTCCTCGATCACGCCGGCGCACCACTATAGCGACTTCCGGTTCAAGGTGTACGCCCCGATAGCCTTCCGCTACTTCCGGGACCTTTTCGGGATCGCGCCCGACGACTTCCTCATGTCGATGTGCGCCTCGCCGCTCGTCGAGCTGTCCAACCCGGGAGCCTCCGGGTCCATATTCTACCTCACGGACGACGATGAGTTCATCATCAAGACGGTGCAGAAGAAAGAGTGCGAGTTTCTGCAAAAGCTTCTGCCCGGCTACTACATGAATCTCTCCCAGAATCCGCGCACGCTGCTGCCCAAGTTCTTTGGGCTCTACTGCTTCCACTACAACTCGAAGAACGTGCGCCTGGTGGCCATGAACAACCTGCTGCCGTCGGACATCAAGATGCACTGCAAGTACGACCTGAAGGGCTCCTCGTTCCGGCGCAAAGCCTCCAAGGCGGAGCGCCAGAAGGCCAGTCCCACGTTCAAGGACCTTGACTTTGCCGAGCACCACCCGAACGGCATCTTCCTCGAGACGGATAAGTACAATGCTCTGATGCGCACCATCCAGCGCGACTGCATGGTCCTGGAGAGCTTCCAGATCATGGACTACTCGCTCCTGGTGGGCATCCACAACCTGGATATCGCAGCCAAGGAGAAGCGGGAGGAGCGCATTCGGAATGCACGTGCCAAGCTGCAGCGAAAGGAGAGCGCCGCCCAGACCGCCTCTTCTAACGTCCACCTGGACGACGACGCCCCCGAGGCGGACCAGAACCAGCTGCATGCAGTGGCCTCGTACGCCTCCATTCCGGGCACCTCGGGAGCGGCCCTCAATCGGACGCGCAGCATGAACCGCCAGCGCCTGGTGGCCCATTCCACGGCCATGGAGTCGATCACGGCCGACATGGACGTGACAttggaggaggacgaggacgtgCCGGCCGGCGGCATTCCCGCCCGATCCGAGAACGACGAGCGGCTCATCCTGTACATCGGCATAATCGACATTCTGCAGTCATACCGCCTGGAGAAGAAGCTGGAGCACACCTTCAAGAGCATCCTCTACAACGGGGACACGGTGTCCGTGTGCCGGCCCTCCTTCTACGCCAAGCGCTTCCAGGACGCCATGGCCAAGCAGGTGTTCAAGAAGACGCCCACGTTTCCACTGAAACATTCCCCCTCCAAGCGCAAGACCTCGGCCAGCCAGCTCCTGCGCACCCCCCAGACGCGCACGCCGGCGCAAAGCACGCCCGCCGGTGGATCGGGACGGCCTGGTGTCCTCACCATGATGTCGGGCATGTCCACGCCCCCGCCAGCCTTTGACGACATCTCCGAGGAGGACATCACGGCCGCCTCCAGCACAACGCTCCAGAATCGCAGCCAGACGAACAACAACCACGGGGAGGAGCACCAGCCGGAGTTGGGACGCGTCTCtggcggcagtggcggtggcggtggtggagaGCCGAGCAGCACCTACCACACCCAGTACTCGTACGACAGCTCCGGGCGCACCGGCAGCGCCATGACCAGCGACTATAGCGACGACGAGTCCACGGTCTCCAGGTCGCGCTCgccgttgcagcagcagcgcaccAGTCACCGCCTCACCAAGACCAGTGTCCAGGTGACGACGGTGGGCTATGTGGAGGAGCGGCAGCTCTCCAACGCCGGCGGACAGGTAGTGCATGCGGACACCAATGGCAAGGTCGGCACGAtgaccaccagcaccaccaccaagaCGGCCCTCATCCAGGCGCCCAGCTACACGTCTACGCTGGTGCTCAACGATTTGCCGCACTAG